The genome window AGCATGGGACATAAGTCCAGGGAGAGTGGATAAAAGCCCGGTAGTTTGGTACATAGAATTTGTGTACAGGCGACATTGGCTCATGATTAGTGCTTGAACCTGAAAGAAGCTCGTATGTACGGAGGACAGTACAGTGTTGTAAGAAATGGAGATATCCATCACGGCATTTCCTTTGGCCGGTTGATGACAAGACAaacagtactccgtacttcgCAGATAGACACCTGATGCAACATATGTATGCACTCcatagtactccgtacatatgTATAATTCAGCTATTATTATCCAGTTTCCTCAGCTGGGTTTCTGCAGCAGGGATCAGGTACGAGGCATAAATGCCCAGGATCCAATGTTGCTTTGTTTAGACCTTCAACGTTTCTTGCCACGAACCGGTGGCGGGATTCATGTATACATATGTAAACCGGTTATCTATTATACGCGACTTCAAGTAACGGTAAGCTTATTGGCCTCAAAAAACCAAGGGCCACTGACATGGTGAAGAAAAGCCTCGTGGATATTGATCTACTGTTGATCGTTCGGGGGTTCCATTAACGGGAAGTCAAATCAATGTCTGCAGCATTCAGTGGCTTCGCGGCAATATACATATGTAATTATGGCCTGGTGAGAATGAAATGTTAAAGTTTGAAAGTAGATTACAATGGCTCGAGTTGagccttggtgttgttctCCAGCAGTGGCGATCCTGTCTGcacacagacacagacacagacacagacagacGAATCTCAAGTGGTGGAGACGTTGCAGTGATGGATTCTAGAGTGCATGCATCATCAGGTAAACCGTACAGAAGCGAGGAGCAGGGGACGATGCAAATGCAAACGCCTATCGGTACTGTAACTTGGCGTGACCACAGCTGAAAACATCACCACCTTCTCCAAGTTAGTTACATATTGTTTCTTAACGACTTCGACTATTGATTATTGACCTCAACTAACCTGAAGGGCTTGCCAGAGAGACCGCATTAGCTTTCCTGTTTCGTTTCTCCGCCCAGGGACCCCTGTCGATCGTTTCCGCGCCTGGTCACATCGCCCGTTGAGCCTATCATCGTCTGGGACagagaaggtcaagcttCGGACCAAACTTCAGACATTGCTACGTATCATCATAGAATGTTTGGAGAGAAACAATGCCAACTTGATTGAGCACAGTAAGCAATTAGCTAGAGTCTGATGTACTTGTGCTAGGCAAGGCTAGGCAAGATATTAGAGTGATATGCTTGTGTCTTGTAATACAAGACATTCCGGAGTTGTCGTTTTCTTGTTCATTTCCATAATCAGTGCGATTAATAAGTCTCAATTCAAGTTGTCACTGTACTCCAAACGCGCGCCGTCCGTCTTCGACCTCCTTCATCTGGTCTGGCTTTGGTTGATAGTTAGATAGATCACTTGACCGTTAGGTTCCGAGAAGGCGTTTTGCTTTTTTGTCCCTTCATGTTGCATCACACAGACCGACCGACAGACACACAGGGAAGAAAAGATAACTGTCGTATTGTTCACTACCATCAGAAGATTCTGaaagtcaacatcaaccacAGACAATTTCCCACGTTGGGGACCAGAGCTCACTTTTCTCGATTACGATTGGCTGTGTTATCTCTCAAGCCGGGGTTGATAGAGTGGGGGTGACGATCCCTGGGCATAAGGTTACGCTATGGAAGAAGAATCAGAGACCTCAGGTCGACTCGAAGAAACGGCAGGAATGGTTTAATTATCCTAGGGCGATGAAGATGTATAACCTGTAGGAATGGGGTTTCTTCAGAGACAATAGCCTTTGCCTGCTTCTGTGATAGTCACTGGAGAAACAGATGCGTAAATGACTGTAGCCCGGGCAATCAAACCAAGTGACAGAAGTATGAAGAAGTGTCATGTTCAATTCTTGGGTGACATTGTCAATATAACAGAACGGCACTGGCCCCCTGCGACAATGGGACTCCAACGTCAGttcaacaacaaacagcGCAATGCTATTGTTTgtgcgtgtgtgtgtgtgtgtgtgtgtgtgtgtgtgtgtgtgtgtttaTTGGAGACCGGTACCCAGGTGCTCCGGCTCTAGTCAGGTCCAGTATCCGTTACCTGACATGGCAATGCTTGTCTCGTGGTTTGAGTTTCCCCGGCCCTCAAATCAACTCTAGGTCCGAAAAGGAGTTCCCCTCGAACTCTAGATCTCGCCACTTGACTGTTGGCGTTGGAGGCTAAGAAGCCGCCAACAAAGACGTTAGTTATGACATGTCATGGAACTTCTTTCTCCCTGAAGACGAGAACAAAGCAAAGAAACCTGCATGATTTGGTAACTCTAACCAAATGAATATCACAACGTCCGAACCTACTATATGAGGTCCGTTCACGAGTCATAACGTACGTCGCGTCCAACGCTGAGCGCCATGAATAAAAATACCGCCGTCCTGTCCGCCATGTACCCGGAACCTAGGGACCCATGACCCCTGCAGAAGCCGTGCAGAGTGCCCCTGACGGCCCCAGCATCTCGGCCCCCCAATGGATGGAGGGATTGGACCTCTGTAGCTCCTCATCTAGCCCCTAATGTAGGTACGGTACGTCAGGTACCGGTACATGCATCGTCTGTAGTGTTTGAGAGACGGACGGCATCCCCTTGCCTTGACTCTGCAGGTGCTTCAGTGAGCTACGGCAGTGTAAGATGTTTATTGACTGTAGGGAGGGATCTAGAAGCATAGGGGTAATTCATTTTCGTTGAGTTATTTGTCTGTGAGACTGTGACAAAAAGTCAACACCAGCATACATATTCACctacacacacacacacacacacacacacacacacacacacacaagcCCAGTCACTCACTTACACGCGAAAAGATTGGTTACACATAATCACATTATCTGTTCTGCATGACTGCGCCGACAAATACGACTCAATTGTTTTCAGTTCCTACCCTTCTTGTTTACTGATAAATGCCCGGCGCACCAAACTAGGAGAAACCAGTCAAGGTACCTATCCCAACCTAGAAAGTTGACTGGCAGGGGATCAAAGCCCCCCTTGTGCGCCATCTGTCTCACAATTTCGCCCGCTGAAGCCCTGTTCGTTGAGTGCTTCTGGTTCATTTCTGCCGTTGTTGTTCCTCCACTTTCGCTCCATTTCAACGGACGGGAGCTCCCATTCTATgtatccatccattctcaaCTGAAAACAGTACGTATAGGTACTTACTTGGCCTCATTCCTTCAGAAGCTGTCTCGCGTCTCTTGGCTCTGTACCTTAGCACCTAGCTCTAGGTAGCTGTAGGTAGAGGTAGGCCTACCTGGTACCTTTCCATAGTTCTCCACTCACCCCCCCCTCCCCGACGTACACCCATTCAAGGCTTCTCTCGCCTCTTCTCCCTTTACTTTTCCTTCATCTCTCTCCTCGTTTCTCGAGTTTCaaccttctctctcttttcttccttgctTTTCTATTCAAAGCCCGGTTGACTCGAGCATTGAATGAAGCCTTGAGTGCGGTGCGGAGCCTCAAGCAATTCGGGCACTACAAGACAAGTTCCAGGACTGACCAGACCTGCTAGTCAGTATAACTCAGGAATAAAGACAGCATAATTTGAGAGCATAACGACTATTCTCAAAAAAGTCATTCCGACGACAACTACTATATCGAAGATATCCGAATTTACGAAGGAAAACGAGAGGCCTTTTCAGGCTCAACACTACCTATCTATCAACAATGCCTCCCTCCTTGAACACCCATCCCTCCTTTACCCGTCCTCGGACTAGCGACCGCGATGGCAGGCCCAGCACCCGCGACCAGGGCGCTGATCAGAACCTCCTGATCCCCAGCCGAACTTCTTCGCTTCACTCGCGCATCACTCAGCCCATCCCTTCAACCCTCAACATGAAGCCTCAGCAGCGAACTCCAAAGACTCTGACACATGCCTACATGGTTTGTGGTGTTGGTCGTGAGCCTTCTCAATGGGTCAAGGCTCCGGCGCCCGCCCAAGGCAAGATTGGCCACATGAAAGGGGCTGTTGGGCAGTTCTGGCTCCCTGAGATTCTGGGCAGCAGTCCACGTCTCGAGCAGGATAATGAGATTGCGCGGGCTCTTCACTCTGCTATGAGGGTGCGTACACAAACCCCATTGACGATTTGAAAATTCATTTAGCTGACCAGTGGCAACTATTGTATAGGCCTGCTTCCCTCACGATGTCGAGATCTGCACAGGCCGAAGTCAGCCTCACTGTGTTCACCATGCTTTCGTTCTCCAGCAGGATTCTTCTCACACTCTTTACGGTATTTGCCTGCGCGTTTGGTCGCGAGCCGACGAGAAGAGGGCCGAGACAATTCGCGACCTTCGCAAGAGAACCGAGAGCGACTACTACGACAATCCCGATGAGACCTACTGGATCCCTTATTGCTTGTCGTTCCTTTCACGATACCCTCTGTACAATCTTCTTGGAGATTATCTCAGAGGTATGTGGATTCACTGGAACAAGGCCACCAACCTGTTCCACGCTGAGGAAGTTTCCCGTATCCTGAGCTTCCCTGCTCCTCGCCTCAACGATCTTGTTCGCATCGACATGAAGGACTACGCTCTCTGCTACCAGTTCCCATCTTCGCCTACCGGATTCCAGAACTTTGCTATGTGGCCTCTTTTCAACTGTCTGTCGATTCCCAACATTGTCGGTGTTATCGAAGCCGCCATCTCTCCTACTCGCCGAATCATCTTCGTCAGCCACTACCCTGCCATGCTCACCATGGCTGCTGAGACCGTGCGATACTGCGTTCGAGTTTACGAGTGGAGTGGACTCTACGTCCCAGTCGTGCACGCTCGTCACGCCAAGGAACTGGTTCAGGAGCCCGGCCCTTACATTTTGGGTATCACTGTTGAGTGTCGCTCGCTCTTCACTGCCCCTACTGATGCTCTggttgttgaccttgatcgCAACTTTGTTCTTACCTCCAGCCCTCCTACTGCTCTCACCCCCGGCCAGCGCAACAAGTTTGTTACACGACTTACACAAGCTCTCAACGGTGACGTCACTCCTTCTGGAGTTCCTCAGCATCTTCGATCCGCTTATGGTGGTGGCAAGCTCGTTCCTGCGGGTCAGATCATCGTTATGCGCGGTGAGGTTGAGTCCATCCAGGATCCTGAGTGGTGGAACCAGGATGCCGTCATGGCTGTTATGGACCACGTCTGTGAGAAGCTTGGACGCAACACTGGCATCAAGGCCGTCTTTGGTGGATCGGTGAAGAAGCCTCTCATGACCAAGGTTTCAATGCGCCATCTTAATGAGATTGTTCGTGAGAGGAATCAGTACTCTCGCGATGCGCTTGAGGCTTGGCAAGatttcatcaacctcaagggTCGCATGGACACTGAGCTCAACAAGGTTACTAAGCGTAACAACTACCtggttgaggagcttgagagctGGAAGCAGCAGTTCCTCAAGT of Fusarium musae strain F31 chromosome 5, whole genome shotgun sequence contains these proteins:
- a CDS encoding hypothetical protein (EggNog:ENOG41), which produces MPPSLNTHPSFTRPRTSDRDGRPSTRDQGADQNLLIPSRTSSLHSRITQPIPSTLNMKPQQRTPKTLTHAYMVCGVGREPSQWVKAPAPAQGKIGHMKGAVGQFWLPEILGSSPRLEQDNEIARALHSAMRACFPHDVEICTGRSQPHCVHHAFVLQQDSSHTLYGICLRVWSRADEKRAETIRDLRKRTESDYYDNPDETYWIPYCLSFLSRYPLYNLLGDYLRGMWIHWNKATNLFHAEEVSRILSFPAPRLNDLVRIDMKDYALCYQFPSSPTGFQNFAMWPLFNCLSIPNIVGVIEAAISPTRRIIFVSHYPAMLTMAAETVRYCVRVYEWSGLYVPVVHARHAKELVQEPGPYILGITVECRSLFTAPTDALVVDLDRNFVLTSSPPTALTPGQRNKFVTRLTQALNGDVTPSGVPQHLRSAYGGGKLVPAGQIIVMRGEVESIQDPEWWNQDAVMAVMDHVCEKLGRNTGIKAVFGGSVKKPLMTKVSMRHLNEIVRERNQYSRDALEAWQDFINLKGRMDTELNKVTKRNNYLVEELESWKQQFLKFQAFAETLTKETQDLKVKIDTHKRENRRLAGLIDQQKDDNARLSVRLTGTEKQRDDALEALVLQQEIAEELERERKRNKKELSQLQHTNMTIMRQRDEARRVVLHLRSLIGGQSHHMEHLIQSLTKPDDLAHEIEEGYDEAEEEVQQAGEPGRLTPSPNPRNKRYSSSSFTDVADRHLKDKTDAIAHIVRNIAEQCQAAVEGLQLAHDAELGSSSRRNSSLSTTQSDDGHSAATSETGDDSLLAPRSGRASSIPPTPDLIPNRSSTAMSFASTATTPERASQQYSLRDEIPTKIVEDDEEDFEENRSDNGGVAHETSVVSKHQLQHQQSLMHRPSGARISALGGTR